Part of the Cyprinus carpio isolate SPL01 chromosome A1, ASM1834038v1, whole genome shotgun sequence genome is shown below.
TCCCTTTTGATTTGTTTGTATATTCAGATGCGTAGCATTAGCTCTTTGAAATGGTGTGCACATATAATgtgtgttactgtttttttttttctttttctttttctttaagaTACCCAGTGAAACTGCTTAAAGAACACAGTTATGTAACTATTACAGTAgttacatgttcatatttagatGTCAATGGTTGTAGGTTCAAACCTATGCAGGGGGCCCACGAAAGCACCTGCTAAACTTCAGATaactattttgaaatgtaatggcATGTTTCCAGTGTTCTTTAGAACGCAAAGAATGAGTGACAGTATAGCTGGTACACTACATTCAAGTTACTTTCTCAtctgtttttagtttaatatCTTTTGTTGATTTAATGACACACACTGAGCAAACTTTTCCAGTAATGCATGCAAACAGATTATTTGTGATTCAGGTACACCACAGTAAGCCATGTACATTACAGGCTCAATGACTGTaattacaattcttttttttttttctgtgaaaatgaaaaatctaaaggatgaaattgtattttaaatggacCAAATGGCAGGAAGTTCCTGTCTCCATTTCTGTCATATACAGTTGTTTTGTAATGTTCATGTCAGCAAAATTAAATACTTCTCCATCTGTTTGGTATGTACATGGGTCATGTGTTGTTCTCATGTAGACACATTCTCCTTTCCTACtgcacttaataaaataatactgagTGGTTACAGCACATAATGGAACATGGTACGACACTTTTTTTACTGTgttatccagttttttttgtgACGCTTGCTATTTggacacacacaatctcacatgATTTAGAAAAGGCTAAATGGTCACATTCAAAACCTTATAAAGTAGgtcttaaaatacttttataagcAACTAGGGAATACACAGCCTATATGGCTACAGTACACAGACATCTAGTGGCTACACTGTGGAcatgtgtttttttctatttctccCACCAGGTGGCATCATTCTGCCTTCCAtgaattagataaaaaaaagcatttgctaTATTTTAAACGTAAATACTGTATACAATGATTGATAATTAACTGTTACaatgtaaacagtttttttttctaatatttgtaacattttatataattaaattgtgcATATCTTAGAGGCCAGTCTTGTCTGGTACCATGCAATCCCTTcacaatagaaaatattaaagaataaatattattaaaacaataataaacaacaacgCTCATTGCCGAGGATCCAAGTGTGATCCCTAAATGAAGAAGGGTTCACAAGGAGTTTATTATATGTCATTTAGTGTGCCTTATAAATCAGTAAACTGTATTTAAACTGATTGGAACAAGGATCCGTTTACATCCATTACAGTCAAGCTGTTGCCATTTTTTATACAGCACAGATCAGAAAAACCTAACATCGTTCAGTGCACTACTTGCACATTCAGCACACACGGTTGTGTGGCGGCGTCATCCAGTCCACTGGAGGGCAGTAACATATGAAACCATTAACATTTTCTGCTTCCGCTTAAGATGACAATGTCAACATAAACGATCGTTTTTCTGCAATAATACTGTTGTTTTACACGTTATTCCGCGGGTGCCTGCAGAGAAATTCGCTACGCGAGAGGGACGTTTTCATAAGGTGCTTACTTTCTGAACTGTGTGGCTTTTGTTATTTGTCACTGTTCATTTCATTTACTTCTTACATAAAAGGCCCGAAGAGAGGGTCACTTATTTTCTGTTGAAAACCAGGTGAAGATATTCATATGTGTAGACGTATTTCTAATAACAGAATTTGCAGCGCTGCGGTAATAATCAGATTGTATGTTGTATCATGCACGTGGCTGcacaaacaacaataacaaaacgcCCACCTGCTGACGGTCTTGATGAAAAATTCAGATTTGGGACATGCTGACACGGGTTTGAGTTGGTCGTCGTGACGCCAGTAATACTGGAGGTTTCTGACTTTGTCTTTATGTCTTTTTAGGGTGAGTATTTGCACCGGAGTTATTCATTGCATCAAGGTGTCCTCACAGCGACGGGACGATGTCAGAAGCCCTTTTCCTCACATTCCAGTCTCAGCTCTCCGTTGTCATGGAGACCGTCCTCAAATCAGCCATGTTTGAGATAACCAGGCTGGTGGAGGACAGCTTCCTGGAGGAAGTGGGTCATCGTAAACAGGAGGTGGAGGTCTTGAAACGAAGGCTGCAGTTGTCTGAGAGTAAActgagggagagggagagggaatgGGAACGGGGGAAGAAGACACGGTGCCCGGACTGTGGCCGAACGGGAGATTTCAGCAGCAGAGACGAGAGCCAGCCTGTAGAGACAGTCCGTGGTGAGATACAACTACTGTTGTAATTATTACAATCCAACCATCAGTCCTTTCGCGTTACAGCTTATCCTTTTGTAGGCAGGGTTGGAGCCTATGCCAGGATCTCAGGCCTGAAGGCAAgctattaaaacaatattaattacctgggaaaaaataagtaaatgaataaacaaaaaaaaattatctatctattgatatatatatacatatatatatatatatatatatatatatacacactcacctaaaggattattaggaaaaccatactaatactgtgtttgaccccctttcgccttcagaactgccttaattctacgtggcattgattcaacaaggtgctgaaagcattctttagaaatgttggcccatattgataggatagcatcttgcagttgatggagatttgtgggatgcacatccagggcacgaagctcccgttccaccacatcccaaagatgctctattgggttgagatctgttgactgtgggggccatttcagcaccttgttgaatcaatgccacgtagaattaaggcagttctgaaggcgaaaggggttCAAACACaatattagtatggtgttcctaataatcctttaggtgagtgtatataatagatgtaaaaatttaacttatgactttcataaaaaatagaaatgttgccttggcaactaactgaaaaaaaaaaaacaagttgaaatactaaaattattcacactgaaataaaaatagatttaagtaaaattaaagtattaaaaaaaagaaaaatattttttattaaacttactatttttattttgtttatttattttattttttaataaacagtttattttaaaatgtaagttatttactgttaaattacagctattattattaatctttataaagaataataattttttatacacTATTATTAACTCACACAAATGtccatatatatgtgtatagttattaaacacttattataactgtattaatattagatctatctgtctatctatttatctatctataaaatgtcattttataataaattattgttgttattatttctaatactattattattattattattattatattcttgcACTTCGAGGTTGACTTGTTCTCCAGAAAAGCATGGCATTTAAAATGCCTGAAGAACTTCAAAATGTTaatttgcaatttaataaatatttgcaaGATACAGCAGTGTGCAGTGCTTTCCCATTATATCACTGACATTATCACGTGGCGTTTTATGTTCctacattacaaaataatttctttacCTGCAGTTTTGTCAGTacagtattatttacatttttgtagtcCTTTATTTATGCATTGCAGTGCATCTGTGATCCTACTGTTAAGAACATCAGTTATATCATATATACGTTTTAGTATAtatgttcaaatactttttatgCTGTTCCTTAATTTTGTATCCTTTCTTCTGCTGCAGGAGCAGACAGCCTTTGTTTAGGCCTAAGCCTGAGAGATCAATCTACCAATCAACCTACACTAACTGAAGATGTGTGGAGTGCCAGACAACACCTGGagactaacaaacaaacaacaccacGCTCACACTCTAAAGAGAAGAATGATGTACACCCACAGAATGCAAAAGAGATCGTCACACCTAACTCCAATGCACAAATTCATCAGGATTTTCTGCAGAGGCTTCTGGGCAGTTCAGCCATTCACAGTGAGTCCACTAGTGACTTCCAACCCAGAGTGAGTGACTTAGACAAATCCGAAAAAAACTTTACTCTTGATAAGGAAATGGACTCAAACCACTCAAAACTGTTACAAAGTCCTTTGGCTCAGGATGTGCACGAGGATTTCCCCCCGTCTTCGCCAAACGGTAgagtaaaaacagaaacagagcTGGATCTTCTACCTGTCAAGGAGGAGGAAGAGATGGTTCCGGTGTGGG
Proteins encoded:
- the LOC109055599 gene encoding uncharacterized protein LOC109055599 isoform X3: MSEALFLTFQSQLSVVMETVLKSAMFEITRLVEDSFLEEVGHRKQEVEVLKRRLQLSESKLREREREWERGKKTRCPDCGRTGDFSSRDESQPVETVRGADSLCLGLSLRDQSTNQPTLTEDVWSARQHLETNKQTTPRSHSKEKNDVHPQNAKEIVTPNSNAQIHQDFLQRLLGSSAIHSESTSDFQPRVSDLDKSEKNFTLDKEMDSNHSKLLQSPLAQDVHEDFPPSSPNGRVKTETELDLLPVKEEEEMVPVWDSVNRDDGCHAEMADPSQGELRGPCDQEEIQIGQRFAEHVSTEQGNVHPMNKQRTFSVVAREILTQFQVWQKACYSRNIEWGPITAKIISALPQLYGREAEVIVRCTKMLHNRRDYLRRRAKMHITVLKNGENLCISKCTQCCDKYHCLFCETWVYKPRELGSVVNQVQNHLKLAVQQDDFAIVKCNLKCREYAHFHCCSCLRRGQLKSHLTKCKQKFNTVDSVHIFSSLLATYNCSIWWIMKLL
- the LOC109055599 gene encoding uncharacterized protein LOC109055599 isoform X4; the protein is MSEALFLTFQSQLSVVMETVLKSAMFEITRLVEDSFLEEVGHRKQEVEVLKRRLQLSESKLREREREWERGKKTRCPDCGRTGDFSSRDESQPVETVRGADSLCLGLSLRDQSTNQPTLTEDVWSARQHLETNKQTTPRSHSKEKNDVHPQNAKEIVTPNSNAQIHQDFLQRLLGSSAIHSESTSDFQPRVSDLDKSEKNFTLDKEMDSNHSKLLQSPLAQDVHEDFPPSSPNGRVKTETELDLLPVKEEEEMVPVWDSVNRDDGCHAEMADPSQGELRGPCDQEEIQIGQRFAEHVSTEQGNVHPMNKQRTFSVVAREILTQFQVWQKACYSRNIEWGPITAKIISALPQLYGREAEVIVRCTKMLHNRRDYLRRRAKETAMERNLLPMGQRYLIQLRRGDVQNVKL
- the LOC109055599 gene encoding uncharacterized protein LOC109055599 isoform X5 → MSEALFLTFQSQLSVVMETVLKSAMFEITRLVEDSFLEEVGHRKQEVEVLKRRLQLSESKLREREREWERGKKTRCPDCGRTGDFSSRDESQPVETVRGADSLCLGLSLRDQSTNQPTLTEDVWSARQHLETNKQTTPRSHSKEKNDVHPQNAKEIVTPNSNAQIHQDFLQRLLGSSAIHSESTSDFQPRVSDLDKSEKNFTLDKEMDSNHSKLLQSPLAQDVHEDFPPSSPNGRVKTETELDLLPVKEEEEMVPVWDSVNRDDGCHAEMADPSQGELRGPCDQEEIQIGQRFAEHVSTEQGNVHPMNKQRTFSVVAREILTQFQVWQKACYSRNIEWGPITAKIISALPQLYGREAEVIVRCTKMLHNRRDYLRRRAK